A part of Microbacterium terregens genomic DNA contains:
- a CDS encoding permease prefix domain 1-containing protein gives MSVDQDSGLEAQIASWTQYLRRRRAVAGADVDELEGHLRDQVDDLVRAGLSEEEAFLVAIRRIGSLDDVSREYAREHSDRLWKQLVIDDSPQPARRRRPFLLVAGLAVGAGLAVKVPSFFGATVSADPDFYLLNVGLLVLPFLAAYFVWTRRASAAVTIAVAAAFAMTAVVLNVYPFAPDGMTLFLAAGHALVVLWLAAGVAYAGGLWRSDTVRMDFIRFTGEWVVYYTLIALGGAVLVALTLGVFGAIGLDAGTVLAEWIIPCGAAGAVIVAAGLVEAKQSVIENIAPVLTKLFTPLFTVMLLALVVAALIQRDLLETSRDLLIIFDVVLIVVLGLLLYSLSARNPEAKPGWFERLQLLMVSSAIVVDLLVLIAMVARIGAFGFSANKMASLGLNVLLLINLAWSAYLLTGILRGRIRPARLENWQTGYLPVYLGWALIVMIVFPPVFAFA, from the coding sequence ATGAGCGTGGATCAGGATTCGGGCCTGGAGGCGCAGATCGCGTCGTGGACTCAGTACCTGCGTCGGCGGCGGGCGGTCGCCGGCGCGGACGTCGACGAGCTGGAGGGCCACCTGCGTGACCAGGTCGACGACCTCGTACGCGCCGGCCTGAGCGAGGAGGAGGCGTTCCTCGTGGCGATCAGACGCATCGGCAGCCTCGACGACGTGTCGCGGGAGTATGCCCGCGAGCATTCGGATCGGCTGTGGAAGCAGCTCGTGATCGACGACTCGCCTCAGCCCGCACGGCGACGACGACCGTTCCTGCTGGTCGCCGGCCTGGCGGTGGGCGCCGGGCTCGCGGTGAAGGTGCCGTCATTTTTCGGGGCGACGGTCTCCGCCGACCCGGATTTCTACCTTCTGAACGTCGGTCTTCTGGTGCTGCCCTTCCTCGCCGCGTACTTCGTGTGGACGCGGCGCGCGTCCGCCGCGGTGACGATCGCCGTCGCGGCGGCGTTCGCCATGACCGCGGTCGTCCTGAACGTCTACCCCTTCGCCCCGGACGGCATGACGCTGTTCCTCGCGGCCGGTCACGCACTGGTCGTGCTGTGGCTGGCGGCGGGCGTGGCATACGCCGGCGGGCTGTGGCGATCGGACACCGTCCGGATGGATTTCATCCGCTTCACGGGGGAGTGGGTCGTCTATTACACCCTCATCGCGCTCGGCGGAGCGGTGCTGGTCGCGTTGACCCTCGGAGTCTTCGGCGCCATCGGACTGGATGCCGGCACCGTGCTCGCGGAGTGGATCATCCCGTGCGGCGCGGCCGGCGCGGTGATCGTCGCCGCGGGCCTGGTCGAGGCGAAGCAGAGCGTCATCGAGAACATCGCGCCGGTGCTCACCAAGCTGTTCACCCCGCTGTTCACCGTCATGCTGCTCGCCCTCGTCGTGGCGGCGCTGATCCAGCGCGACCTGCTCGAGACCAGCCGCGACCTGCTGATCATCTTCGACGTGGTCCTGATCGTCGTGCTCGGGCTGCTGCTGTATTCGCTGTCAGCGCGCAACCCCGAGGCGAAACCGGGATGGTTCGAGCGTCTGCAGCTGCTGATGGTCTCCAGCGCCATCGTCGTGGACCTGCTCGTGCTGATCGCGATGGTGGCGAGGATCGGCGCGTTCGGATTCAGCGCGAACAAGATGGCCTCGCTGGGGCTCAACGTCCTCCTGCTGATCAACCTGGCGTGGTCGGCATACCTGCTCACCGGCATCCTTCGCGGGAGAATCCGTCCCGCACGGCTGGAGAACTGGCAGACCGGATATCTGCCGGTCTACCTGGGCTGGGCCCTCATCGTGATGATCGTCTTCCCGCCCGTCTTCGCGTTCGCCTGA
- a CDS encoding PadR family transcriptional regulator, whose translation MHIGKDLVAAAATPLVLGILAEGESYGYAILQRVEQLSEGELSWSDGMLYPLLHRLERLGYVESAWHAAPSGRRRKHYLLSADGRAVLAEQRRQWSAVSNALEKVWMPPSDGPRRLAVSPVGA comes from the coding sequence ATGCACATCGGCAAAGACCTGGTCGCGGCGGCCGCCACTCCGCTGGTCCTCGGCATCCTCGCCGAGGGGGAGTCGTATGGCTACGCGATCCTGCAGCGAGTGGAGCAGCTCTCCGAGGGCGAACTGTCCTGGAGCGATGGCATGCTCTACCCCCTCCTTCATCGGCTCGAGCGGCTGGGCTACGTCGAGTCGGCCTGGCATGCCGCCCCGTCCGGACGACGTCGCAAGCACTACCTTCTCAGCGCCGACGGTCGTGCCGTACTGGCCGAGCAGCGTCGCCAGTGGTCTGCCGTCAGCAACGCGCTTGAGAAGGTGTGGATGCCGCCATCCGACGGCCCGCGCCGGCTCGCCGTCAGCCCGGTGGGGGCATGA
- a CDS encoding DUF488 domain-containing protein, producing the protein MAAHTIQVRRVYEEPLASDGTRVLVDRLWPRGLSKEKAHLDEWLKDIAPSTELRQWYAHVPERFPEFTKRYAAELEMPDQAPRLQDLRDLAASGAVTLLTATKDADISEAAVLAQILRQKP; encoded by the coding sequence ATGGCAGCGCACACCATTCAGGTCCGTCGGGTCTATGAGGAGCCGCTCGCAAGCGACGGCACACGCGTTCTCGTGGACCGGCTGTGGCCACGAGGCCTCAGCAAGGAAAAAGCACACCTCGACGAGTGGCTCAAGGACATCGCGCCCTCGACCGAACTGCGCCAGTGGTACGCCCACGTTCCCGAGCGCTTCCCCGAGTTCACGAAACGGTACGCCGCCGAACTCGAGATGCCGGATCAGGCTCCCCGCCTGCAGGATCTGCGTGACCTCGCCGCCAGCGGGGCGGTGACCCTGCTCACCGCGACGAAGGACGCCGACATCAGCGAAGCCGCTGTTCTCGCGCAGATCCTGCGTCAGAAACCGTGA
- a CDS encoding alpha/beta hydrolase, which translates to MPESSKPTIVLVHGAWADASSWNNVIVPLQAQGYQVLAPPNELRGVTSDAAYIASFLAQRTSGPVILVGHSYGGVVITNAGARGGDVKALVYVDAFIPDDGENVVTILDGSTSALAAADPTTVLEVAGYPGAPEGVAEAFLKPDTAHNFFAQDLPEADRWVIVATQRPISFLANVEPTVAPAWRSIPSWAVLGTQDRVIPIDVQRRMAERAGAMITEVDASHVSMVSHPDVVLATIQAAVDATS; encoded by the coding sequence ATGCCGGAAAGCAGCAAGCCCACCATCGTCCTCGTCCACGGCGCCTGGGCCGATGCGTCGAGCTGGAACAACGTCATCGTCCCCTTGCAGGCCCAGGGGTACCAGGTACTCGCTCCCCCGAACGAGCTTCGCGGTGTCACCTCGGATGCCGCATACATCGCCTCGTTCCTCGCACAACGCACGTCAGGGCCGGTCATCCTCGTCGGACACTCGTACGGCGGTGTGGTCATCACGAATGCCGGGGCTCGGGGAGGGGATGTGAAGGCGCTGGTGTATGTCGACGCGTTCATTCCCGACGACGGTGAGAACGTCGTCACGATCCTCGATGGCTCCACCTCGGCCCTCGCCGCCGCAGATCCCACGACAGTGCTCGAGGTCGCCGGCTACCCAGGAGCCCCGGAAGGCGTGGCCGAGGCTTTCCTCAAGCCGGACACCGCGCACAACTTCTTCGCGCAGGATCTCCCCGAGGCCGACCGCTGGGTCATCGTGGCCACGCAGCGTCCGATCTCGTTCTTGGCGAACGTGGAGCCGACGGTGGCACCGGCGTGGAGGTCGATTCCCAGCTGGGCCGTCCTGGGCACCCAGGACCGGGTCATCCCGATCGATGTGCAGCGCCGTATGGCTGAGCGCGCCGGCGCCATGATCACCGAGGTGGACGCCTCGCACGTCTCGATGGTCTCGCACCCCGATGTGGTGCTCGCCACGATCCAGGCTGCCGTCGACGCGACCAGCTGA
- a CDS encoding SulP family inorganic anion transporter, with product MSAVVPTPDRPSRYRIEPTVLQALRSPRLLTREVLAGLVVAIALIPEAIAFSIIAGVDPRLGLFSSFVMAVAIAFLGGRPAMITAATAAVALVIAPVAREYGMDYFIATVLLGGVIQIVLATLGVAKLMRFIPRSVMVGFVNALAILVFVSQLPQLIGVPWLVYPLVVVGLLIMYLMPRITKAIPPPLVAIVLLTGAAIVFGLNVPTVGDQGELPQSLPELFLPDIPLTWETLGIIAPYATAMAIVGLLESLLTAKLVDDITDTHSRKTREAFGQGAANILSGLFGGMGGCAMIGQTMINVKSSGARTRISTFLAGVFLLVLVVVLGDIVAVIPMAALVAVMIVVAVSTFDWHSIRPSTLKRMPKSETLVMVLTVAVTVWSHNLALGVGAGVVAAMVLFARRVAHFVTVTRVAAPEETAATVRYTVAGELFFASSNDLTTQFDYAQDPDRVIIDLSDARVWDASTVAALDAVVTKYERYGKTVVIDGMDDASTAFHGRLTVR from the coding sequence ATGTCCGCCGTGGTCCCCACGCCTGACCGACCGAGCAGATATCGCATCGAGCCCACGGTGCTGCAGGCGCTGCGCAGCCCCCGCCTCCTGACGCGGGAGGTGCTTGCCGGGCTGGTGGTGGCGATCGCGCTGATCCCCGAGGCGATCGCCTTCTCGATCATCGCCGGCGTCGACCCTCGCCTCGGCCTCTTCTCCTCCTTCGTGATGGCGGTGGCCATCGCGTTCCTCGGCGGCAGACCCGCCATGATCACCGCCGCGACGGCGGCCGTCGCGCTGGTCATCGCTCCCGTCGCCCGCGAGTACGGAATGGACTATTTCATCGCCACCGTCCTGCTGGGCGGCGTCATCCAGATCGTGCTCGCCACGCTCGGGGTGGCGAAGCTCATGCGTTTCATTCCGCGCAGCGTCATGGTGGGCTTCGTCAACGCCCTCGCCATCCTGGTCTTCGTCTCTCAGCTCCCGCAGCTGATCGGCGTGCCATGGCTGGTCTACCCGCTGGTGGTGGTGGGTCTGCTGATCATGTATCTGATGCCGCGGATCACCAAGGCGATCCCGCCGCCGCTGGTCGCGATCGTCCTGCTCACCGGTGCCGCCATCGTGTTCGGGCTCAACGTACCCACCGTCGGTGATCAGGGAGAGCTGCCGCAGAGTCTGCCCGAGCTGTTCCTTCCGGACATCCCGCTGACCTGGGAGACGCTGGGCATCATCGCGCCATATGCCACGGCGATGGCCATCGTCGGACTGCTGGAGTCGCTTCTGACGGCGAAGCTCGTCGACGACATCACCGACACGCACTCCCGCAAGACCCGCGAGGCCTTCGGCCAGGGTGCGGCGAACATCCTCTCCGGCTTGTTCGGCGGCATGGGCGGCTGCGCGATGATCGGCCAGACCATGATCAACGTCAAATCCTCGGGCGCCCGGACGCGCATCTCGACGTTCCTCGCCGGGGTGTTCCTGCTCGTGCTCGTCGTCGTCCTCGGCGACATCGTCGCCGTCATCCCGATGGCGGCGCTCGTGGCGGTGATGATCGTCGTGGCCGTGTCGACCTTCGACTGGCACAGCATCCGTCCGTCCACGCTGAAGCGCATGCCGAAGAGCGAGACGCTCGTCATGGTCCTCACCGTGGCGGTCACGGTGTGGAGTCACAACCTTGCGCTGGGCGTCGGCGCCGGCGTGGTCGCCGCGATGGTCCTGTTCGCGCGCCGGGTCGCGCACTTCGTCACGGTGACCCGAGTGGCCGCGCCCGAAGAGACGGCGGCCACGGTGCGCTACACGGTCGCCGGAGAGCTGTTCTTCGCCTCCAGCAACGACCTCACCACGCAGTTCGACTACGCGCAGGATCCGGACCGAGTCATCATCGATCTGTCCGACGCGCGCGTGTGGGACGCTTCCACCGTCGCCGCTTTGGACGCGGTCGTCACGAAATACGAGCGGTACGGCAAGACGGTGGTGATCGACGGCATGGACGACGCGTCGACGGCGTTCCACGGGCGGCTGACCGTCCGCTGA
- a CDS encoding ferredoxin: MRVTINPTTCIASANCSRIAPRVFANRDEDGGFVSVLDEHPPEAEWTAAREAEALCPSATIHLIEDGGRRRFLEKIGGD, translated from the coding sequence ATGAGGGTCACGATCAATCCGACCACCTGCATCGCGTCCGCGAACTGCAGTCGCATCGCTCCGCGGGTATTCGCCAATCGGGACGAGGACGGCGGTTTCGTCAGCGTCCTGGATGAGCATCCCCCCGAAGCCGAATGGACGGCCGCGCGGGAAGCCGAGGCCTTGTGCCCATCGGCGACCATCCACCTCATCGAGGACGGCGGGCGACGCCGGTTCCTCGAGAAGATCGGCGGGGACTGA
- a CDS encoding head GIN domain-containing protein, with protein sequence MRTTRSAAALVSAALAATASVLALAGCVPTIVAGPMSSEEREIDAVTIVVLDTAGDLSISEGAPGLVIHAPEGALARLTSEVDGETLVLGTTPGPEIVVGDVRYELTLPELAAIDLNGSGDVDATVSGSGPIRLDLDGSGDVEWTGLETERVEVVLAGSGEIEISGSATELSIQLEGSGNVDASDLQAQTADVSIAGSGDIDVSVRDDLVAGISGSGRVTYSGDPSVESDVTGSGDVVRE encoded by the coding sequence ATGCGCACTACACGCTCCGCCGCCGCACTCGTCTCCGCCGCACTCGCCGCGACGGCATCCGTCCTCGCCCTCGCCGGCTGCGTGCCGACGATCGTCGCCGGCCCGATGAGTTCCGAAGAACGCGAGATCGACGCCGTCACCATCGTGGTTCTGGACACCGCCGGCGACCTGTCCATCTCGGAGGGCGCTCCGGGGCTCGTCATCCATGCGCCCGAGGGCGCGCTCGCACGCCTGACATCGGAGGTGGACGGCGAGACGCTGGTGCTGGGCACGACCCCGGGGCCCGAGATCGTCGTCGGCGATGTGCGGTACGAGCTCACACTGCCGGAGCTTGCGGCGATAGACCTGAACGGATCGGGGGACGTGGACGCGACGGTGTCCGGATCGGGCCCGATCCGGCTCGATCTGGACGGGTCCGGCGATGTCGAGTGGACCGGACTGGAAACCGAACGGGTCGAGGTCGTCCTTGCGGGCTCGGGCGAGATCGAGATCTCGGGGTCGGCGACGGAGCTGTCGATCCAGCTCGAGGGCAGCGGGAACGTCGACGCGAGCGACCTGCAGGCCCAGACGGCGGACGTCTCGATCGCCGGATCGGGCGACATCGACGTCTCCGTCCGCGACGATCTGGTCGCCGGCATCTCCGGCAGCGGGCGGGTCACCTACTCCGGCGACCCGTCCGTCGAGTCCGACGTCACGGGGTCGGGCGACGTCGTCCGCGAGTGA
- a CDS encoding BatC protein codes for MSINDDDITTTNTPSGEGPADGGANPSGHDGGADGAANAGEGPADGGANPSGHDGGADGSADEGEGPADGGANPGGHDGGADGSA; via the coding sequence ATGAGCATCAATGACGACGACATCACGACAACCAACACGCCCAGCGGCGAAGGCCCCGCCGACGGCGGCGCGAACCCCAGCGGTCACGACGGCGGCGCGGACGGAGCCGCGAACGCGGGCGAAGGCCCCGCGGACGGCGGCGCGAACCCCAGCGGTCACGACGGCGGCGCGGACGGATCCGCAGATGAAGGCGAGGGCCCGGCCGACGGCGGGGCCAACCCCGGCGGCCACGACGGCGGCGCCGACGGATCCGCTTGA